From Pseudomonas sp. stari2:
CTGGAAGACATCACGCGCACCGGTCTGGGCAGCGGTCTTGAATTCGAGGAGATCAAGCTGTTGCCGGAGGTGACGCAGCAGTTCTACATCGAATTGCCGATCCAGATCACCGTCACGGGTGCCTATCACGACCTCGCCACTTTCGTCAGCGGTGTGGCCGGGTTGCCGCGGATCGTGACGCTGCACGACTTCGAGCTGGCACCGGCCAACCCGGAAGGCGGGACGAAGTTGCGCATGAGCATCCTCGCCAAGACGTACCGTTACAACGACAAGGGGCTGCAAAAATGAGCCCGATCCGTTTCCTTCTATTGTCGACCTTGACGCTGGGCTTGAGCGGTTGCGGCGGCAACGACTTCAGCGATCTCGACGCTTACATGAATGAAGTGCGCCTGCGGCCGCCGGGCAAGATCGAGCCGACGCCGACCTTTCGTTCCTACCAGACGTTCACCTATAGCGCCGCCAGCCTGCGCAGCCCGTTCTCGCGTCAGGTGCGGGTCGATCTGGCCGGGCAGCAGCACGGCTCGCGCAACGTCAAGCCGGATCCGACACGGGTCAAGCAATACCTCGAAGGTTTCAACATCGAGCAATTCGAGATGGTCGGCACGATCGCCAATGCGTCCGGCTCCTTTGCGCTGCTGCGCGGAGCGGGCGGGGTGCATCGGCTGAAAGTCGGCGATTACCTGGGGCGCAACGACGGGCGCATCGTCGCGATCAGTGCCACCCAGGTCGATGTGGTCGAAATCGTTCCCGATGGCGAAGGCGCCTGGCTGGAGCGGCCGCGCACCATTCCTTTGAAAGAGCACTCATAGTGGAAGTCGAACAATGAACAGGATTTTCTCCACCCTCGGTTTTTCGCTATGGATAGCGCTGCTGTCGCCGATGGTTCAAGCGGCAAATCTGAAGACGCTGGACGTGGCGGCGCTGCCGGGCGATCGCGTCGAGTTGAAGCTATCGTTCGACGGCCCACCGCCACAGCCCAAGGGCTACACCACCGATTCGCCGGCGCGGATCGCTCTGGATCTGCCGGGAGTGGTCAGCCAGCTCGCGAGCAAGACTCGTGACCTCGGTAGCGGTAATGCGCGCACTGCCACAGTGGTCGAGGCCAACGACCGTACCCGGTTGATCATCAATCTGACGCAACTGGCGCCGTATGACACCCGGGTCGAGGGGAATACGTTGTTCGTGGTGGTCGGGCAAGGTTCCAAAGTCACCGCGCCGCGACCTGCCACCAAGGCTCCACGTGCGACACCGGTGGCGGCACCGGTCCGGACGTTCGCGCCGACCGCCAGGGCCATCCGAGGCGTGGACTTCCAGCGCGGCACGGCGGGCGAGGGCAATGTCGTCATCGACCTGTCCGACCCGACCATCGCGCCGGACATCCAGGAACATGACGGCAAGATCATTCTCAATTTCGCTCGCACCCAACTGCCCGAACCGTTGCGGGTGCGTCTCGACGTCAAGGATTTCGCCACCCCGGTGCAGTTCGTCAATGCTGGTGTCAGCGGTGATCGAGCGACCATCACCGTCGAGCCCAGCGGCACGTTCGACTATTCCACTTACCAGACCGACAACAAGCTGACCGTGAGCATCCGGCCGTTGACCGTCGATGACCTGCAAAAGCGCAATGCTGACCGCAACACTTATAGCGGCGAAAAGCTTTCGCTGAATTTCCAGGACATCGATGTGCGTTCGGTGCTGCAACTGATCGCCGATTTCACCAACCTCAATCTGGTCGCCAGCGACACGGTGCAGGGCGGAATCACCCTGCGTCTGCAAAACGTGCCGTGGGATCAGGCGCTGGATCTAGTGCTCAAGACCAAAGGCCTGGACAAGCGCAAAGTCGGAAATGTGTTGCTGGTGGCGCCGGCGGATGAAATCGCCGCCCGCGAACGGCAGGAACTGGAGTCGCAGAAGCAGATCGCCGAGCTGGCGCCGCTGCGCCGTGAACTGTTGCAAGTGAATTACGCCAAGGCCGCGGATATCGCCAAGTTGTTCCAGTCGGTCACCAGCGCCGAGGCCAAAGTCGACGAACGGGGTTCGATCACCGTCGATGAGCGCACCAACAACATCATCGCCTACCAGACCCAGGATCGTCTCGACGAGCTGCGGCGGATCGTGGCGCAACTGGATATCCCGGTGCGTCAGGTGATGATCGAGGCACGGATCGTCGAGGCCAACGTCGATTACGACAAGAGCCTGGGCGTTCGCTGGGGCGGATCGATCCAGAACAAGGGCAATTGGAATACCTCCGGGGTCAGCAACGGCTCGTCGACCACCATTGGTACGCCGGGCAGCACCAGCACCAACTCGCCGTTCGTCGACATGGGTACAGTCAACAACACCTCCGGGATCGGCATTGCGTTCATCACCGACAACGTCTTGCTGGACCTTGAGCTGACGGCGATGGAGAAGACCGGCAACGGGGAGATCGTCTCGCAGCCCAAGGTGGTCACCTCCGACAAGGAGACCGCGAAGATCCTCAAGGGCACCGAGATTCCGTATCAGGAAGCCAGCTCCAGCGGCGCTACATCGGTGTCGTTCAAGGAGGCCTCGCTGTCGCTGGAGGTCACGCCGCAGATCACCCCGGACAATCGCATCATCATGGAGGTGAAGGTCACCAAGGACGAACCGGACTACCTGAACAAAGTGCAGGATGTACCGCCGATCAAGAAAAACGAGGTCAATGCCAAGGTACTTGTGAACGACGGCGAGACCATCGTGATTGGCGGGGTTTTCTCAAATACTCAAAGCAAGGTCGTAGATAAGGTGCCATTTCTTGGCGATGTGCCGTATCTTGGCCGCCTTTTCCGGCGTGATGTAGTTTCGGAGAAAAAATCCGAGCTGCTGGTATTCCTCACTCCGCGTATCATGAATAACCAGGCGATTGCTGTGAGTCGTTGATTCTGTGCGAAATTTGATTCTTGTAGGACCGATGGGGGCTGGAAAAAGCACCATCGGCCGATTACTGGCCAAAGAGCTGCGCCTGCCGTTCAAGGATTCCGACAAGGAAATTGAACTGCGTACGGGCGCCAATATCCCGTGGATCTTCGACAAGGAAGGCGAGCCCGGTTTTCGTGATCGTGAGCAGGCGATGATCGCCGAGCTGTGCGCGTTCGACGGCGTAGTGCTGGCGACGGGCGGCGGCGCGGTGATGCGCGACGCCAACCGCAAGGCCCTGCACGAGGGCGGGCGGGTGGTGTATCTGCACGCCTCTGTCGAACAGCAGGTCGGCCGGACTTCCCGCGACCGCAATCGCCCGCTGCTGCGCACAGCCAATCCCGAGAAAACCCTGCGCGACCTGCTGGCGATCCGCGATCCGCTTTATCGGGAAATCGCCGATCTGGTGGTGGAAACCGACGAGCGGCCGCCACGCATGGTGGTGCTCGACATTCTTGACCGTCTGGCGCAACTTCCACCCCGTTAAAGCGTCGCCCGAAATGCGCTATCCTCGGCGTCCTGTCGAGGGTTGTGGCGGATCGCACGCAAGCGGCGTCACACCTTTCAAGACCGGGGACATCCGATAATTCAAGGCAGGA
This genomic window contains:
- a CDS encoding pilus assembly protein PilP, giving the protein MSPIRFLLLSTLTLGLSGCGGNDFSDLDAYMNEVRLRPPGKIEPTPTFRSYQTFTYSAASLRSPFSRQVRVDLAGQQHGSRNVKPDPTRVKQYLEGFNIEQFEMVGTIANASGSFALLRGAGGVHRLKVGDYLGRNDGRIVAISATQVDVVEIVPDGEGAWLERPRTIPLKEHS
- the pilQ gene encoding type IV pilus secretin PilQ encodes the protein MNRIFSTLGFSLWIALLSPMVQAANLKTLDVAALPGDRVELKLSFDGPPPQPKGYTTDSPARIALDLPGVVSQLASKTRDLGSGNARTATVVEANDRTRLIINLTQLAPYDTRVEGNTLFVVVGQGSKVTAPRPATKAPRATPVAAPVRTFAPTARAIRGVDFQRGTAGEGNVVIDLSDPTIAPDIQEHDGKIILNFARTQLPEPLRVRLDVKDFATPVQFVNAGVSGDRATITVEPSGTFDYSTYQTDNKLTVSIRPLTVDDLQKRNADRNTYSGEKLSLNFQDIDVRSVLQLIADFTNLNLVASDTVQGGITLRLQNVPWDQALDLVLKTKGLDKRKVGNVLLVAPADEIAARERQELESQKQIAELAPLRRELLQVNYAKAADIAKLFQSVTSAEAKVDERGSITVDERTNNIIAYQTQDRLDELRRIVAQLDIPVRQVMIEARIVEANVDYDKSLGVRWGGSIQNKGNWNTSGVSNGSSTTIGTPGSTSTNSPFVDMGTVNNTSGIGIAFITDNVLLDLELTAMEKTGNGEIVSQPKVVTSDKETAKILKGTEIPYQEASSSGATSVSFKEASLSLEVTPQITPDNRIIMEVKVTKDEPDYLNKVQDVPPIKKNEVNAKVLVNDGETIVIGGVFSNTQSKVVDKVPFLGDVPYLGRLFRRDVVSEKKSELLVFLTPRIMNNQAIAVSR
- the aroK gene encoding shikimate kinase AroK, which codes for MRNLILVGPMGAGKSTIGRLLAKELRLPFKDSDKEIELRTGANIPWIFDKEGEPGFRDREQAMIAELCAFDGVVLATGGGAVMRDANRKALHEGGRVVYLHASVEQQVGRTSRDRNRPLLRTANPEKTLRDLLAIRDPLYREIADLVVETDERPPRMVVLDILDRLAQLPPR